The nucleotide sequence CGGTTCCAGCGTGGCCGCCGTCGCCGACGGCGTAGTGTGGATCTGGGACGTTGCCGATCCGTCCCGTGCGGCGCTGACGGAGACACTGCGGGTGAGCGAGGGAGCGCTGCTGGCCGTGGCCGCGTCACCGGTGGCCGATCGCATCGTCGCGGGTGGCGCGGACCGGATCCCCTACTCCTGGAACACCGACTCCGGCCAGGTCGCCGACCGGCTGTGCGAGCTCGCCGGTTCCGAGCTGACCGCCGACGAGTGGCGCCGCCATGTGCCCGGGCAGCGGTTCTCGGCACCGTGCGGCAGACCTGACGCCGGCTGAATCCGCACAATCCAGCGAGCCCTGGGGTGAGCACCTGTGCTGCTGTAGGATCACCGAGGATGCGCCGCCCCGCAGGGCGGCCAACGGCCAGGTGGGGGCGTACGAAACTGGGGACGCTCACCGTGCAACCGCGTGGGTGGGCAAGGGCGTCCTCCTGGTGTGGCCGTGTCGAAGGGAAGTCGGGGACCAACGTGCAGCAACGACTCACGGTCAGCGGGCGGGCTAGCTAGCGCCATGCGCGTCCTCGTCCTGACCGTGGTGCACGACCCGGAAGACGCTCGCATCAGGCACCGGCAGATCGTCGCGTTGCGCGAGGCGGGCCACGAGGTCACGCTGGCGGCGCCGTTCGGCGACACCGGCCGGGAGGTTCCGTCAGACCTCGCCGTCATCGACATCCCGCGCTCGCACGGACGGCACCGGCTGACGGCCATGCGCACGGCCCGGCGGCTGCTGAAGCGGCACGGCCGCGACTACGACATCGTACTCATGCACGACCCCGAGCTGGTGCTGGCCAGCATCGGCCTGCGCATCCCGGGCCTGGTGTGGGACGTCCACGAGGACACCGCGGCGGCGCTGCGGATGAAGCAGTGGCTGCCGAAGGTGGGCCGCCCGGCGGGGGCGGCGCTCATCCGGGCCATCGAGCGGCACGCTGAGCGCCGGATGCCGCTGCTGCTGGCCGAGGAGTCCTACGCCGGCCGCTTCCGCAAGGAGCACACCATCGTCCGGAACAGCGTCGCGATCCCCGACGACGTCGACGCGCGGGTCGACGACCGCGTCATCTACCTGGGCCGGCTGACGGCGGCCCGCGGCGGCCTCGACCTC is from Jiangella alkaliphila and encodes:
- a CDS encoding glycosyltransferase gives rise to the protein MRVLVLTVVHDPEDARIRHRQIVALREAGHEVTLAAPFGDTGREVPSDLAVIDIPRSHGRHRLTAMRTARRLLKRHGRDYDIVLMHDPELVLASIGLRIPGLVWDVHEDTAAALRMKQWLPKVGRPAGAALIRAIERHAERRMPLLLAEESYAGRFRKEHTIVRNSVAIPDDVDARVDDRVIYLGRLTAARGGLDLVELGRRLAPDIKVHLVGPADADCAAAIEAAQADGAVTWHGFVPNDEALTMLPGALAGLSLLHEQPNYAHSRPTKIVEYMAHGVPVISTPNPASAELIMRHRCGTIVPFGDVGAAEAAVRALQADPAERRRMAEAGRAAVIAHYSWDADADLFVHSLEKLAHATAR